A window of Marinobacter sp. F4206 genomic DNA:
GGTCACAGCCGGTTGATTCTGGACCGTTTGGCTGAGCACGGGCACCTTCTGGGCATCGATAAGGATCCGGAGGCGATCGGCGTGGCAGAGCAACTCGCCGTCAAGGATTCGCGGTTCTCCTGGTTCCACGGCTCTTTTGCGGAGCTTGAGCTCGCGCTTGCCCGGCGGGAGCAGGATGAGGTCAACGGGGTCTTGATGGACCTGGGCGTGTCGTCGCCGCAACTGGATGATGCGTCCCGAGGGTTCAGCTTCATGCGCGACGGGCCCCTGGATATGCGGATGAATCCGCAACAGTCGCCCAGCGCGGCCGAATGGCTCGCCGAGGCCGATGAGAAGGATATTGCCAATGTAATCTGGCGATACGGGGAGGAGCGGTTCTCTCGTCGTATCGCCCGTTTGGTTGTGGCGCGTCGCCAGGAAGAGGCGATTGAAACAACTCGTCAGCTCGCTGAACTGGTCAGCGAAGCTGTGCCCAAAAAAGAAAAACACAAGCACCCGGCGACCCGGACCTTCCAGGCTATCCGGATATTCATCAATCGGGAGCTTGAAGACCTGGAAATTGGCTTGCAGGCAGCAGTCGATCGACTGGGGCCCGGTGGTCGGTTGGTGGTGATCAGTTTTCATTCCCTTGAGGATCGTGTCGTCAAGCGCTTCATGCGGGATCTGGCACGGGGGCCGCAGCTGCCCAAGGGAATACCCGTGACCGCGGATCAGGAGGCTTCGGCCTTTCGTCTGATTGGCAAGGCCGCCAAGGCGGGTGCGGACGAAGTGAGTGACAACGTCAGGGCTCGAAGCGCAGTGATGCGGGTGCTGGAGCGTATTGATTCAGAAGCGAACTCTAAAGGGAGCGCATAACCATGGGTGCCGTCGCCATAGAACAGCCGGTAAAAACGGCCAAGCTTAACAAGCAGCGGGTGCGAGATGGTGTTGCGACTGCTGTGCGGATTTCACGACGGGTCTTCGATGCTACTCGCCAGCGCAATGTTCTGATTTCTCTGGCGCTGGTGACTTTGCTGGTCGCTTCCTCCATTGGTGTGGTGGTCAGCG
This region includes:
- the rsmH gene encoding 16S rRNA (cytosine(1402)-N(4))-methyltransferase RsmH; protein product: MTSDRKQGHGAALPHRSVLLDSAVDFLVNDPDGYYVDATFGRGGHSRLILDRLAEHGHLLGIDKDPEAIGVAEQLAVKDSRFSWFHGSFAELELALARREQDEVNGVLMDLGVSSPQLDDASRGFSFMRDGPLDMRMNPQQSPSAAEWLAEADEKDIANVIWRYGEERFSRRIARLVVARRQEEAIETTRQLAELVSEAVPKKEKHKHPATRTFQAIRIFINRELEDLEIGLQAAVDRLGPGGRLVVISFHSLEDRVVKRFMRDLARGPQLPKGIPVTADQEASAFRLIGKAAKAGADEVSDNVRARSAVMRVLERIDSEANSKGSA